From one Flavobacteriales bacterium genomic stretch:
- a CDS encoding EI24 domain-containing protein produces MPFTRDLGNGFNGFFSAFRFTLRNGMGWMFLVPIVLWVALFYGFFHAMEGMVEAASAQLAVWLELPVAQASADDWWESLKAAVNGARETIVRWILRLAIGYLLFVANKYIVLVLLSPLLAYASELAEEKLTGRQFPFSWRQLMKDALRGALVAMRNGVLELAITIVIWIASFFLPLITPISFILLFLVSSYFYGFSMFDYVFERRRMRIGESTRAVNSQLGAVLANGMCFSLLMKIPLIGLMLAPVMASVGASITVVDREKQALMRNPPSGQGYPPQR; encoded by the coding sequence ATGCCTTTCACCCGAGACCTCGGCAACGGCTTCAACGGCTTCTTCAGCGCCTTCCGCTTCACCCTGCGCAATGGCATGGGCTGGATGTTCCTGGTGCCGATCGTGCTGTGGGTGGCGCTCTTCTATGGGTTCTTCCATGCCATGGAAGGCATGGTGGAGGCCGCCAGCGCGCAACTGGCCGTGTGGCTGGAGCTGCCCGTGGCTCAGGCCAGCGCCGATGACTGGTGGGAGAGCTTGAAGGCCGCCGTGAACGGTGCGCGGGAGACGATCGTGCGGTGGATCCTCCGCCTGGCCATCGGCTACCTGCTGTTCGTGGCCAACAAGTACATCGTGCTGGTGCTGCTCTCGCCGTTGCTGGCTTATGCGAGCGAGCTGGCAGAAGAGAAGCTCACGGGCCGGCAATTCCCGTTCAGTTGGCGGCAGTTGATGAAGGATGCCCTGCGCGGCGCACTGGTGGCCATGCGCAACGGCGTGCTCGAGCTGGCGATCACCATCGTCATCTGGATCGCTTCTTTCTTCCTGCCGCTCATCACCCCCATCAGCTTCATCCTGCTCTTCCTGGTGTCGTCGTACTTCTATGGCTTCAGCATGTTCGATTACGTGTTCGAGCGGCGGCGCATGCGCATCGGTGAAAGCACGCGCGCAGTGAACAGCCAGCTGGGCGCGGTGCTGGCCAACGGGATGTGCTTCAGCCTGCTGATGAAGATCCCGCTCATTGGCCTGATGCTCGCGCCGGTGATGGCCAGCGTGGGCGCTTCGATCACGGTTGTTGATCGGGAAAAGCAGGCGCTGATGCGGAATCCTCCATCAGGGCAAGGGTATCCACCGCAGCGCTGA
- a CDS encoding GDYXXLXY domain-containing protein, which produces MNRKPLLFLGIALAQLAVPAWMIAGRERILQQGEIYKFRTAPIDPRDPFRGEYVRLEFEAERGSWQAPDTTVTHPQGYAAFDEQEAYGLLSVDSNGFAVISALSGHPPAGQMFIRVLYNSANEQRIDRVFLPFDRFYLEEGDGAKTEELLQPQWNDGQVSQPLPAYVLVRVLNGEAVIEDLIVDERSIHEWLADTTLRPSAAALSAAVDTLALMEDSASAPAFPDQQP; this is translated from the coding sequence ATGAACCGCAAGCCGCTCCTCTTCCTCGGCATCGCGCTCGCGCAGCTCGCCGTGCCTGCGTGGATGATCGCGGGTCGGGAGCGCATCCTGCAACAAGGTGAGATCTACAAGTTCCGCACGGCTCCTATCGATCCGCGCGATCCCTTCCGGGGCGAGTACGTGCGGCTGGAGTTCGAGGCAGAGCGCGGTTCCTGGCAAGCGCCGGATACCACGGTGACCCATCCGCAGGGCTATGCAGCCTTCGATGAGCAAGAGGCGTATGGCCTGCTCAGCGTGGACAGCAACGGCTTCGCGGTCATCAGCGCGCTGAGCGGGCATCCTCCGGCTGGGCAGATGTTCATCCGCGTTCTCTACAACTCGGCGAATGAGCAGCGCATCGACCGCGTGTTCCTGCCTTTCGACCGCTTCTACCTGGAGGAAGGGGACGGCGCGAAGACCGAGGAGCTCTTGCAGCCGCAATGGAACGATGGCCAGGTGTCACAGCCGCTGCCGGCTTACGTACTGGTGCGCGTGCTCAATGGCGAAGCCGTGATCGAGGACCTGATCGTGGATGAACGCTCCATCCATGAATGGCTCGCAGACACGACTTTGAGACCGAGCGCCGCCGCGCTCAGCGCTGCGGTGGATACCCTTGCCCTGATGGAGGATTCCGCATCAGCGCCTGCTTTTCCCGATCAACAACCGTGA
- a CDS encoding DUF2157 domain-containing protein: MSAPKLLDALPQLVSEGLITAEQAERIRTRFASDAAQGTSRMLLVFAILGSLLVGLGIMLIVAHNWDDFSRPVRTVLAIAPVLIGQALVWHALRAKPDVRAWREGSAVFLACALFACVALISQIYHIEGSLDGYLLTCALLILPLLYLPGSLIVSLGYIATVTWHAAAYHWDGPGRMAMPWSSLLLLLAAVPMYLREARISGERIGFWWLSLFAALSVGLISQWFYRDWSIVHVFGLLGMAAAFTLVPWLHAGRELRSWPWALVGGAAVLINFFVLSYREPWGFRSADRDWSMVDASEATVIAVLTCIGIVGYAVSLMRRRPLERWPYPEALGFFALCYGAGLLQPWLAPLLVNAALLAMGVVTVRAGIAADSLKRMNLGLAIIGLTVLLRFLDTDMSFALRGLAFIAIGGGFLYMNLRMVRQRDKQKHSP, encoded by the coding sequence ATGTCCGCGCCCAAGCTCCTCGATGCGCTTCCGCAGCTCGTGAGCGAAGGGCTCATCACCGCTGAGCAGGCCGAACGCATCCGCACGCGCTTTGCGAGCGATGCTGCACAGGGCACCAGTCGCATGCTGCTCGTGTTCGCCATCCTGGGCAGCTTGCTCGTGGGGCTTGGCATCATGCTCATCGTGGCGCACAACTGGGACGATTTCTCGCGGCCGGTGCGCACGGTGCTCGCGATCGCGCCGGTGCTGATCGGGCAGGCGCTGGTCTGGCATGCGCTGCGCGCCAAGCCCGATGTCCGCGCATGGCGTGAGGGCAGCGCCGTCTTCCTCGCCTGCGCGCTCTTCGCGTGCGTGGCGCTCATCAGCCAGATCTACCACATCGAGGGATCGCTCGATGGCTACCTGCTCACCTGCGCGCTGCTGATCCTGCCGCTGCTCTACCTGCCCGGTTCGTTGATCGTCTCGCTCGGCTACATCGCCACGGTCACGTGGCACGCGGCGGCTTATCACTGGGATGGCCCTGGTCGCATGGCCATGCCTTGGTCCTCGCTATTGCTGCTCTTGGCTGCTGTGCCCATGTACCTCCGCGAAGCACGGATCAGCGGCGAGCGCATCGGCTTCTGGTGGCTCAGTCTGTTCGCAGCACTGAGCGTGGGCTTGATCTCGCAATGGTTCTACCGCGATTGGAGCATCGTGCACGTATTCGGCCTGTTGGGCATGGCCGCGGCCTTCACGCTGGTGCCATGGCTGCACGCGGGCCGCGAGCTGCGCTCTTGGCCGTGGGCGCTCGTTGGTGGGGCGGCGGTGCTCATCAATTTCTTCGTGCTCAGCTATCGCGAGCCCTGGGGATTCCGCTCGGCGGATCGGGATTGGTCCATGGTGGATGCGAGCGAGGCGACCGTGATCGCAGTCTTGACGTGCATCGGAATCGTCGGGTATGCGGTGTCGCTTATGCGGCGCAGACCGCTTGAACGCTGGCCCTACCCGGAGGCCTTGGGCTTCTTCGCGCTCTGTTATGGCGCTGGCCTGCTGCAACCTTGGCTGGCGCCGTTGCTCGTGAACGCCGCGCTGCTCGCCATGGGCGTGGTCACGGTGCGCGCGGGCATCGCAGCCGATTCGCTCAAGCGCATGAACCTCGGACTGGCCATCATCGGCCTCACCGTGCTGCTGCGCTTCCTCGATACGGACATGAGCTTCGCGCTGCGCGGATTGGCCTTCATCGCCATCGGCGGCGGCTTCCTGTACATGAACCTGCGCATGGTGCGCCAACGCGACAAGCAGAAGCATAGCCCATGA
- a CDS encoding S46 family peptidase, with protein sequence MKKFLSLLVAALVAIATHAHEGMWLLTKLKQINEAEMQKLGFKLTAEDIYDINRSGVKDAVVRLGRGFCSGEMVSAEGLFLTNHHCGYDAVQGLSSVEHDYLTDGFWAMSRKDELPAGFSVSFLQRIDDVTAEVQAELNDGMTEEQRGEAIQAVAGKLKAAVGKENGISADFKVMFEGNEFYLFVYKTYRDVRLVGTPPSAIGKFGGDTDNWMWPRHTGDFSMFRVYTGPDGEPAEFNEANIPFKPKWHFPVSIAGVKEGDFAMVMGYPGSTDRFLSSHGVKLALDIEQPSRVKIRGQKLERMKQDMDASDAVRIQYASKYAQVSNYWKYFIGQQRGLKRLRVYDKKKAQEESLMAWVSADPKRKAKYGEIIALLERGYSDRAKFEKASTYMQEAAFGCELITLGFRLQGLKAQLETDPKDAAKVAAAVAQVQAMTADHWKDYNAPTDEKITAAMFNLIRNDVEQDLQPSVMASINKKFKGNSESWAKSVFATSFLADQARLEAFLAKPSLKAMQKDLGWQASESCLNHWRNIIGPAMASTETDIEKGYRLMVAAMREMEPNKSWYPNANSTMRLTYGQVGSYVPMDGAFYKHTTTARGILEKEDPTNDEFIVPARQKELLLKKDYGRYADENGELVTCFISNNDITGGNSGSPVINGNAELIGIAFDGNWEAMSGDIAFEPELQRTISVDIRYVLWCIDKLAGAGHLVNEMTLVERKPVEEPKAELSPAVEPVKPMPAKKPAGKK encoded by the coding sequence ATGAAGAAGTTCCTTTCACTCCTGGTCGCCGCGCTGGTGGCGATCGCCACCCACGCCCATGAGGGCATGTGGCTCCTCACCAAGCTCAAGCAGATCAACGAGGCCGAGATGCAGAAGCTCGGCTTCAAGCTCACAGCCGAGGACATCTACGACATCAACCGCAGCGGTGTGAAGGATGCCGTGGTGCGCCTGGGCCGTGGCTTCTGCAGCGGCGAGATGGTGAGCGCCGAGGGCCTCTTCCTCACCAATCACCACTGCGGCTACGACGCCGTGCAGGGCCTCAGCAGCGTGGAGCACGACTACCTCACCGATGGCTTCTGGGCCATGAGCCGTAAGGACGAGCTGCCCGCGGGCTTCAGCGTGAGCTTCCTGCAGCGCATCGACGACGTGACGGCCGAAGTGCAGGCCGAGCTGAACGACGGCATGACGGAAGAGCAGCGCGGCGAGGCGATCCAGGCCGTTGCCGGCAAGCTCAAGGCAGCCGTGGGCAAGGAGAATGGCATCAGCGCCGATTTCAAGGTCATGTTCGAGGGCAATGAGTTCTACCTCTTCGTGTACAAGACCTACCGCGATGTGCGCCTGGTGGGCACCCCCCCCAGCGCCATCGGCAAATTCGGCGGCGATACCGACAACTGGATGTGGCCGCGCCATACGGGCGATTTCAGCATGTTCCGCGTGTACACCGGTCCCGATGGAGAGCCCGCCGAGTTCAATGAGGCCAACATCCCCTTCAAGCCCAAGTGGCACTTCCCCGTGAGCATCGCCGGGGTGAAGGAGGGTGACTTCGCCATGGTGATGGGCTACCCCGGCAGCACAGACCGATTCCTCAGCAGCCACGGGGTGAAGCTCGCCCTCGATATCGAGCAGCCGAGCCGCGTGAAGATCCGCGGCCAGAAGCTCGAGCGCATGAAGCAGGACATGGACGCCAGCGATGCCGTGCGGATCCAGTACGCCAGCAAGTATGCGCAGGTGAGCAACTACTGGAAGTACTTCATAGGCCAGCAGCGCGGCTTGAAGCGCCTGCGCGTGTACGATAAGAAGAAGGCACAGGAAGAATCGCTCATGGCCTGGGTGAGCGCGGACCCGAAGCGGAAAGCGAAGTACGGCGAGATCATCGCCCTGCTCGAGCGCGGGTACAGTGACCGCGCCAAATTCGAGAAGGCCAGCACCTACATGCAGGAGGCCGCTTTCGGCTGTGAGCTGATCACCTTGGGCTTCCGCCTGCAAGGCTTGAAGGCGCAGCTCGAAACAGACCCCAAGGACGCCGCCAAGGTGGCCGCCGCCGTGGCTCAGGTGCAGGCCATGACCGCTGATCACTGGAAGGACTACAACGCCCCCACCGACGAGAAGATCACAGCCGCCATGTTCAACCTGATCCGCAACGATGTGGAGCAGGACCTGCAGCCGAGCGTGATGGCGAGCATCAACAAGAAGTTCAAGGGCAACAGCGAGTCCTGGGCCAAGTCCGTCTTCGCCACCAGCTTCCTGGCCGACCAGGCGCGCCTGGAGGCCTTCCTGGCCAAGCCCTCGCTGAAAGCCATGCAGAAGGACCTCGGATGGCAGGCCAGCGAGAGCTGCCTGAACCATTGGCGCAACATCATCGGCCCGGCGATGGCATCCACCGAAACCGACATCGAGAAGGGTTACCGCCTGATGGTGGCCGCCATGCGCGAGATGGAGCCGAACAAGAGCTGGTACCCGAACGCCAACAGCACCATGCGCCTCACCTACGGCCAAGTGGGCAGCTACGTGCCCATGGATGGCGCGTTCTACAAGCACACCACCACCGCGCGCGGCATCCTGGAGAAAGAGGACCCCACCAACGATGAGTTCATCGTGCCCGCGCGCCAGAAGGAGCTGCTGCTGAAGAAGGACTACGGCCGCTACGCCGATGAGAACGGCGAGCTGGTGACCTGCTTCATCAGCAACAACGACATCACCGGCGGCAACAGCGGCAGCCCGGTGATCAACGGCAACGCCGAGCTCATCGGCATTGCCTTCGATGGCAACTGGGAGGCCATGAGCGGCGACATCGCCTTCGAGCCCGAGCTGCAGCGCACCATCAGCGTCGATATCCGCTACGTGCTCTGGTGCATCGACAAGCTCGCTGGCGCCGGCCACTTGGTGAACGAGATGACCTTGGTGGAGCGCAAGCCCGTGGAAGAGCCGAAGGCGGAACTGTCTCCAGCGGTGGAGCCGGTGAAGCCTATGCCTGCGAAGAAACCGGCGGGGAAGAAGTAG
- the yidC gene encoding membrane protein insertase YidC, with product MDRNSVIGIILIVAILFGYTLWTMPTEEERAALQRRADSLATVEAEKHARIADESLKADSVNAIAASSPIDTAISPEDRALVDSLRHAGLSKRFGLFAPASEGVAEEVAIANDRLQVSFSTKGARPTVMVLKEYRTYAQSPLLLADPDSGRYAFTFRADQGDISTEDLYFRVEKIDEDAVRFIAPTSSAGKELRITYRLDSASYFLHTDLAFEGMRDLVDPAFFQFNWEIAGRSNEKHQPSEAQKCGIYYKYFTDDRDYIGETKAEEEKLIGRTNWVAFKQDFFTVAMVSDDGFSSNGSRIAVRPIESHAPSGNESRAAHTKHYAATLFFEKGKDADPAVSMRYYLGPNHFGTLRRTEIADFQKIIDLGWGIFGWMNQWLVIPIFNWLDGWGWNYGIIILVLTIVIKLLLMPLTYKNLVASAKMRVLKPEMDAINEKHKDGDAMKKQSATMDLYRKAGVNPASGCVPMLIQLPVLYAMFRFFPASIELRQEKFLWADDLSSYDSIFEWSQYIPLLSDSYGNHISLFTLLMAASTIVYSVINQKQMPSQQNMPGMKLMIYLFPIMMLFFLNNFSAGLSYYYLLANLISIAQMTVLKSWFVDEGKIRAQLELNMRTPKKKSKWQQRLEDLQKQQQQQRRK from the coding sequence ATGGACCGCAATTCCGTCATCGGCATCATCCTCATCGTCGCCATCCTCTTCGGCTACACCCTGTGGACCATGCCCACCGAGGAGGAGCGAGCGGCCTTGCAGCGCCGGGCCGATAGCCTGGCCACCGTAGAGGCGGAGAAGCACGCGCGCATCGCTGATGAATCGCTCAAGGCCGATTCCGTCAATGCGATCGCGGCTTCGTCGCCGATCGACACCGCGATCTCGCCTGAGGATCGCGCTCTCGTGGACAGCCTGCGCCACGCGGGCCTGAGCAAGCGCTTCGGCCTGTTCGCGCCGGCCAGCGAGGGCGTTGCAGAGGAGGTCGCCATCGCCAACGACCGCCTGCAGGTCAGCTTCAGCACCAAAGGCGCGCGCCCCACCGTGATGGTGCTGAAGGAGTACAGGACCTACGCGCAGTCCCCGCTGCTGCTGGCCGATCCGGATTCCGGCCGGTACGCCTTCACCTTCCGCGCCGATCAAGGGGACATCAGCACAGAGGACCTCTACTTCAGGGTGGAGAAGATCGATGAGGATGCGGTGCGGTTCATCGCCCCCACATCGAGTGCGGGCAAGGAGCTGCGCATCACCTACCGGCTCGACAGCGCATCGTACTTCCTCCACACTGACTTGGCCTTCGAGGGGATGCGCGACCTGGTGGATCCCGCGTTCTTCCAGTTCAACTGGGAGATCGCCGGCCGCAGCAATGAGAAGCACCAGCCCTCCGAAGCGCAGAAGTGCGGCATCTACTACAAGTACTTCACCGACGACCGCGACTACATCGGCGAGACCAAGGCCGAGGAGGAGAAGCTCATCGGTCGCACCAACTGGGTGGCCTTCAAGCAGGACTTCTTCACCGTGGCCATGGTCAGTGATGACGGCTTCAGCAGCAATGGCAGCCGCATAGCCGTTCGGCCCATCGAGTCGCACGCGCCCTCCGGCAATGAGTCCAGGGCCGCCCACACCAAGCACTACGCAGCCACCCTGTTCTTCGAGAAAGGCAAGGACGCCGATCCGGCCGTGTCCATGCGCTATTACCTCGGCCCCAACCATTTCGGCACCCTGCGCCGCACGGAGATCGCCGACTTCCAAAAGATCATCGACCTGGGCTGGGGCATCTTCGGCTGGATGAACCAATGGCTGGTGATCCCCATCTTCAACTGGCTCGACGGCTGGGGCTGGAATTACGGCATCATCATCCTGGTGCTCACCATCGTGATCAAGCTCCTTCTGATGCCGCTCACCTACAAGAACCTGGTGGCGAGCGCCAAGATGCGCGTGCTGAAGCCGGAAATGGATGCCATCAACGAGAAGCACAAGGACGGCGACGCGATGAAGAAGCAGAGCGCCACCATGGACCTCTACCGGAAGGCTGGCGTGAACCCGGCCAGCGGCTGCGTGCCCATGCTGATCCAGCTGCCCGTGCTCTACGCCATGTTCCGGTTCTTCCCCGCCAGCATCGAGCTGCGACAGGAGAAATTCCTCTGGGCCGACGACCTCAGCAGCTACGATAGCATCTTCGAGTGGAGCCAGTACATCCCCCTGCTCAGCGACAGTTACGGCAACCACATCAGCCTCTTCACGCTGCTCATGGCAGCCAGCACCATCGTGTACTCGGTGATCAACCAGAAGCAGATGCCCAGCCAGCAGAACATGCCGGGCATGAAGCTGATGATCTACCTCTTCCCGATCATGATGCTGTTCTTCCTGAACAACTTCAGCGCGGGCCTCAGCTACTACTACCTGCTGGCCAACCTGATCAGCATCGCGCAGATGACCGTGCTCAAGAGCTGGTTCGTGGATGAAGGGAAGATCCGCGCGCAGCTGGAGCTGAACATGCGCACGCCGAAGAAGAAGAGCAAGTGGCAGCAGCGCCTGGAGGACCTGCAGAAACAACAGCAGCAGCAGCGGCGGAAGTAG
- the odhB gene encoding 2-oxoglutarate dehydrogenase complex dihydrolipoyllysine-residue succinyltransferase: MAIVEIKVPSPGESISEVRIARWNVQDGDVVNKDQVLGEIDSDKATLEVIAEEAGKVKLLAAADAEVKVGDVVVTIDTSVKPEAKPKEQAQAQEAKKSAPSVAPAPAPALVSSAHATPVAKAMLDEKGVSIEKVKGSGPNGRITKSDVAAYVAGGVKADAIALNGWGGSRNQNRQKMTTLRKKVAERLVAVKNQTAMLTTFNEVDMSAVMALRDKYKDKFKEAHGVNLGFMSFFTKAVTEALRLFPAVNGQIDGDELVTHDYADIGIAVSSPKGLMVPVLRNAEKLSLAEIEAGIKALAVKARDGKLSIEEMTGGTFTITNGGVFGSMLSTPILNPPQSAILGMHNIVERPVAVHGQVVIRPIMYVALSYDHRIIDGKESVSYLMAVKQMIEDPDKMVFGGKDPGEVLLGL; this comes from the coding sequence ATGGCCATCGTCGAGATCAAAGTCCCCAGCCCCGGAGAGAGCATCAGCGAAGTGCGCATCGCGCGATGGAACGTGCAGGATGGCGATGTGGTGAACAAGGACCAGGTGCTGGGCGAGATCGACAGCGACAAGGCCACCCTGGAGGTGATCGCCGAGGAGGCCGGGAAAGTGAAGCTCCTCGCTGCCGCTGATGCCGAAGTGAAGGTGGGCGATGTGGTGGTGACGATCGATACGAGCGTGAAACCAGAAGCGAAGCCCAAGGAGCAGGCGCAAGCGCAGGAGGCAAAGAAGTCCGCACCAAGCGTTGCGCCTGCCCCTGCTCCCGCTCTTGTTTCCTCGGCCCATGCGACCCCCGTCGCGAAAGCGATGCTCGATGAGAAGGGTGTGAGCATCGAAAAAGTGAAGGGCAGCGGTCCCAATGGCCGGATCACCAAGAGCGATGTGGCGGCATACGTGGCCGGCGGCGTTAAGGCCGATGCCATCGCGCTGAACGGCTGGGGCGGATCTCGCAACCAGAACCGCCAGAAGATGACCACCCTGCGCAAGAAGGTGGCCGAGCGCTTGGTGGCCGTGAAGAACCAGACCGCCATGCTCACCACCTTCAACGAGGTGGACATGAGCGCGGTGATGGCCCTGAGAGACAAGTACAAAGACAAGTTCAAGGAGGCGCACGGCGTGAACCTCGGCTTCATGAGCTTCTTCACCAAGGCTGTGACAGAGGCCCTGCGCTTGTTCCCAGCGGTGAATGGCCAGATCGATGGCGATGAGCTGGTGACGCACGACTACGCCGACATCGGCATCGCGGTGAGTTCTCCGAAGGGCCTCATGGTGCCTGTGCTGCGCAACGCGGAGAAACTCTCGCTCGCCGAGATCGAAGCGGGCATCAAGGCGTTGGCCGTGAAGGCGCGCGATGGCAAGCTCAGCATCGAGGAGATGACCGGCGGCACCTTCACCATCACCAACGGCGGCGTGTTCGGCAGCATGCTCAGCACACCCATCCTCAACCCGCCGCAGAGCGCCATCCTGGGCATGCACAATATCGTGGAGCGTCCCGTGGCCGTGCATGGGCAGGTCGTCATCCGTCCCATCATGTACGTGGCGCTCAGCTACGATCACCGCATCATCGACGGCAAGGAGAGCGTGAGCTACCTGATGGCCGTGAAGCAGATGATCGAGGATCCGGACAAGATGGTCTTCGGCGGGAAGGATCCGGGGGAGGTGTTGTTGGGATTGTAG